A genomic region of Papaver somniferum cultivar HN1 chromosome 7, ASM357369v1, whole genome shotgun sequence contains the following coding sequences:
- the LOC113296762 gene encoding ubiquitin carboxyl-terminal hydrolase 26-like produces the protein MSRATRNKKNKRSKSEEQAETTSEICKRICATDEVTKDDLDQLFCISKPVCQGCRVNSRDNPNCFCALTPHRNGFRKAGLWQKMSEILLNLNLGPNPSQDLRDGNWPAGLTNLGATCYANSILQCLFMNSSFRDGVFAVEPELLKQYPVLDQLAKLFAQLHSSDKTYIDSAPFIKTLELNNGVQQDSHEFLTLLLSLLERFLSRSKVSNARTIVQDLFRGSVSNVTRCSKCGQDSEASSKMEDFYDIELNIKGFKSLAKSLEDYLSMETLCGDNQCFCESCGVRADATRWIKLQTLPDVLNFQLKRCDFLAKTTTVKRITSEFSFPEELQMKQRLYEPSQSDLTYILSAILVHKGSGVNSGHYVSIIKDEHTGEWWEFDDESVSKLGSHPFGKSSSSSTAKPTDIDCHEKTFTSADAYMLMYHRQSTTRSKGEAFEDTERSSEPVPQHDKKPLPVHLFEEIKALNESYATTCQNYQQEKERETARVTERREEVNSILSEAPAPSLEDPYFWIATDWLRQWADNIAPPVLDNTSIQCSHGGVPVSKVDSMKRLSEGAWTRLLSKYGGGPTLSNGDLCIDCVRDGAKTMARAVDYRDQRSSFKEMADASLAGRFLEVTMYYVSRMWLLQWSRRKNVDFPCEADFGPTASIRCPHGELMPEQAPGAKRVLVPEDLWLFLHEHSNNVKAEDDLVCSTFLSDAETCAICSIEFNEVACAEDTLRAAKLKERQNHEKLYLGKRSALYPGCKYYLLPSSWLTKWRSYVTASAKTVSSPEGPDPLEGVFDSLTCEKHGRLLERPLDLIYERGLIFQKPSTTDGLIIISENDWKFFCEDWQGANSKCVTAEIEVEFCGGSSEEMPTSEACLNPSNDEAESRQPTIKTYPMICEECVGERESRELMQKLSYCNEGISVLLVRRKEEAPKSVLDASCAFSEPHRRTSKRSRKNSYGNTANLKVSSSMSIYRLKMMIWESFGVVKENQMLHKGRRLIEEECATLADMNIFPGDVLWVRDTELHENRDIADEISLENSDVRQNGEGFRGTLLTAMQIL, from the coding sequence ATGAGCAGAGCTACtcgaaacaagaaaaacaagaggaGTAAATCTGAGGAACAAGCTGAAACTACTTCGGAAATCTGTAAGAGAATATGTGCTACTGATGAGGTAACAAAAGATGATTTAGATCAATTATTTTGCATCTCTAAGCCTGTTTGTCAAGGTTGTCGTGTGAATTCTAGAGATAACCCTAATTGTTTTTGTGCACTTACTCCACATCGTAATGGGTTTAGAAAGGCAGGTCTATGGCAGAAGATGTCTGAAATTTTACTCAATCTTAATCTTGGTCCAAATCCATCTCAGGATCTTCGTGATGGTAATTGGCCTGCTGGTTTAACTAATTTGGGTGCTACATGTTATGCTAACAGTATACTTCAGTGCTTGTTTATGAATTCTTCGTTCAGGGATGGTGTTTTTGCAGTGGAGCCAGAGCTGTTGAAGCAGTATCCTGTCTTGGATCAACTAGCCAAGCTGTTTGCTCAATTGCATTCGAGTGATAAGACTTATATCGATTCGGCTCCGTTTATTAAAACGTTGGAGTTGAATAATGGGGTTCAACAGGATAGTCATGAGTTTCTTACTTTGCTGCTTTCGTTATTGGAACGATTTCTTAGCCGCTCTAAGGTTTCTAATGCAAGGACCATAGTGCAAGATCTCTTCCGCGGAAGTGTTTCGAATGTGACTCGGTGTTCAAAGTGTGGACAAGATTCTGAAGCTTCTTCAAAGATGGAAGACTTCTATGACATTGAGTTAAACATCAAAGGTTTCAAGAGCTTGGCTAAGAGTTTAGAAGACTACCTTAGCATGGAGACGTTATGCGGGGACAATCAGTGTTTCTGCGAGTCATGTGGTGTACGAGCTGATGCTACTCGATGGATTAAACTGCAGACCCTTCCAGATGTGCTTAATTTCCAGCTCAAGCGCTGTGATTTCCTCGCGAAGACTACCACAGTGAAAAGAATAACATCCGAATTTAGTTTTCCTGAAGAATTACAAATGAAGCAGAGGTTGTATGAACCATCTCAGTCAGATTTAACATATATTTTGTCAGCAATACTAGTCCATAAAGGAAGTGGTGTGAACAGTGGCCATTATGTGTCAATCATTAAAGATGAACACACCGGGGAATGGTGGGAATTTGATGATGAGAGTGTTTCAAAGTTGGGTTCTCATCCCTTTGGAAAAAGCTCTTCTAGCTCTACTGCAAAGCCAACGGATATTGATTGTCATGAAAAAACCTTTACATCAGCGGATGCATACATGCTAATGTATCATCGTCAAAGCACCACAAGAAGCAAAGGCGAAGCCTTCGAAGATACAGAAAGAAGTAGTGAGCCAGTGCCTCAACACGATAAGAAGCCTCTCCCAGTTCATCTCTTTGAAGAGATAAAGGCATTAAATGAGTCATATGCCACTACTTGCCAAAATTACCAGCAGGAAAAGGAGAGAGAGACAGCCAGAGTTACCGAacgaagagaagaagtgaattcAATTCTCTCAGAAGCTCCTGCTCCTTCACTTGAAGATCCTTACTTCTGGATAGCTACAGACTGGCTTCGCCAATGGGCTGACAACATTGCCCCTCCTGTCCTTGACAACACATCAATTCAGTGCTCACACGGTGGAGTTCCAGTTTCAAAAGTTGACTCTATGAAGCGTTTGTCAGAAGGAGCCTGGACAAGATTGCTTTCCAAGTATGGTGGTGGGCCAACATTATCCAATGGTGACCTCTGCATTGACTGCGTAAGGGATGGGGCAAAGACAATGGCTCGAGCAGTTGACTATAGGGATCAAAGATCTTCTTTTAAGGAAATGGCAGATGCTTCACTTGCTGGAAGGTTTCTGGAGGTGACGATGTACTATGTATCTAGGATGTGGTTGCTACAGTGGTCACGGAGAAAGAATGTGGATTTTCCCTGTGAAGCTGACTTTGGCCCAACAGCTTCAATTAGGTGCCCCCACGGAGAGCTTATGCCAGAACAGGCGCCTGGAGCAAAGCGTGTATTGGTTCCGGAGGATCTCTGGCTCTTTCTTCATGAACATTCAAACAATGTGAAAGCGGAAGATGATTTGGTTTGTTCAACATTTCTCTCAGACGCTGAAACATGTGCTATATGCAGCATCGAATTTAACGAAGTGGCATGTGCTGAAGATACTCTTAGAGCAGCTAAGCTCAAAGAACGCCAGAATCATGAGAAATTATATCTGGGCAAGAGGAGTGCACTTTATCCAGGCTGCAAGTATTACTTGTTGCCTTCCTCATGGTTGACTAAGTGGAGAAGTTACGTTACAGCAAGTGCGAAGACTGTTTCTTCACCTGAAGGACCTGACCCTTTAGAGGGCGTTTTTGATTCTCTGACATGTGAGAAACATGGGCGGCTGTTAGAAAGGCCTCTGGATCTTATCTACGAACGTGGTCTAATATTTCAGAAGCCATCTACCACGGATGGATTGATTATAATCTCAGAGAACGATTGGAAGTTCTTTTGTGAAGATTGGCAAGGTGCCAACTCGAAATGTGTAACTGCTGAAATTGAGGTTGAGTTCTGTGGTGGATCTTCTGAAGAGATGCCAACTTCAGAAGCATGCCTAAATCCCTCAAATGATGAGGCTGAGTCAAGGCAACCCACTATCAAGACTTATCCGATGATATGTGAGGAATGCGTAGGAGAAAGAGAAAGCAGAGAGCTAATGCAAAAATTAAGTTACTGCAATGAAGGCATTTCTGTACTGCTAGTACGTCGAAAGGAGGAAGCTCCAAAATCTGTTCTTGATGCTTCTTGTGCATTTTCTGAGCCACATAGGCGCACTTCTAAGCGTTCCCGGAAGAATTCATATGGCAACACAGCAAACTTGAAAGTGTCTAGTTCCATGTCAATCTATCGGTTGAAAATGATGATATGGGAATCATTTGGGGTCGTCAAGGAGAACCAGATGCTACATAAAGGTCGCAGGCTAATTGAAGAGGAGTGCGCTACTCTGGCTGACATGAATATATTCCCAGGAGATGTGCTCTGGGTCAGAGATACAGAACTCCACGAGAATCGTGACATTGCAGATGAAATCTCCCTAGAGAATTCGGATGTCAGGCAAAATGGAGAAGGATTTCGTGGAACACTTCTTACTGCAATGCAAATACTTTAA